ACagagttaaggaaccaaaaagTAGTCACCAaccaaaaaattacataatcaCACCCATACAATAAATGGGGTGTTTCCACCTCTTGTTGTGAGTATAAATAAAAGCCACCTATTTCGATTTCAACCAAAGGAATGAATGAAATCTAACTTTTTCAATGAGAGTAAAAGGAGATGAaatcatattttgaaaaatcCGATCATTCCTTCCCTTCCAAAGCACCCAAATAATTGCAAACCAAATTATCCTGAAGAGAGACTGAGTAAAGAACGGCATACCCGCCATTTTAGTAAATTGGAGAATATGATGTCGAAGCTCATGAGCATGCACAAAATAAATGCCTAACCAATTCCAAACCAGCCCCCGAAGAGCAGTTGAAAGCGTACAATGAAGAAATAAGTGAGTCGTTGATTCAATAAAGGGACAGCCAACCACACACAATGCATTTGATAAAGGTAGAACCCCGCGAAGCACCAGGTTGTCTCTAGTTGGTATGTGATTACGAACGCGACGCCACACCAATAAAGAAACCTTGGAGGATATATACTTATACCAAACGTCATCAACGATAGACCTGTCCACCATATCGACTGCGGTAGTAAGATACCGATAGACTTCCCAAACAGTGTAACCAGAAATAGGATCTAGAACCCATGCTCAAGAGATGTGGAACTATTTGAAGCGTATTTATAATCAAGCCATTATTTATGACATGGGTTCTAGATCCTATTTATTATACTTGTTTGTTTAACTAGTGCATCAGAGACACTAGTTagcatttttcaatatttattaataaactaAAAGCATGTTAAAATAAAGGAACTCATAGATGTTTATGCGTTTTTGAGTTTAGTAACTTCAAAACACTCAAACACTGTATTTAAACTTTTTTGGATGGTTGAAGAACTCATAGATGAGGAACATAGTTCTCGTCAGCGTAATTGCTTAAGATAAGAGAATCACAATTGAAAGTTATTAGTTGACACATATAACTTTCAAGTACaacaacttattattttataataaccgctcatgtataagttatttcgataatcaaagataaaacaaagttaaatcgTTTTTGTATAAGTTCTTCTAAAAGgtatattaattgtttttgggttaattaagtttttagtccctataaatattcacagttttgtttttagccCTTACAAAATAAAACTACACTTTTTAATCCCtctgacattttccttaagcattttaaggaccaaaactgttgatgaattttttttacagagactaagagtgttgatggaaaaatttatagggactaaaatttctaatggaaaattttatagggactaaaaaatgtcattttattttgtagggactaaaaacaaaactgtaattatttatagggattaaaaacttaattaagccTTGTTTATATTAGTAAATAAGTTAATCTAAAGAGATATTCTTGATAGAGTAGTTATTGCATTATACAAAGTTCCATCTCGAAAATAACAAATGAAAAGTAAACGTCACAAAAGGATTATTTTTCTATaaactaaaaatgaattaataaaaataatatcaaatatttgtagaaaaacaaagtaatttttttttgggttaataatgtttttcaccctgtaatataggttatttttggtttttacccctgtaaaattttcggtttgatttgcatccttataaaacttttttttccagaaaacacccctcccccatccaactcagcaaattcgcTTACGTAGCACtgatttgacttttttttcattttttattatttttaaaaattagaaaaaaaaactattaagatttttttcgattaaaaagattttaaaaaattctggaatttaatttttaaaattaataaaaaggtcagatttttttaaaaaaattatggaaaacaatttaacttttaaaaaaattatggaaaaaaatttaacttttaaattgatattttaaaaataatatctgATGTGGATATATTTTATACAcgtggccaattaaaaaaaatgtcaaattagcGTCATGTAAgcgaatttgctgagttggatgggggaggggtgttttttggaaaaaaaaaaagtgttacaaggatgcaaatcaaaccgaaaattttacaggggcgaaaaccggaaatgacctatattacaggggtgaaaagcactattaacctcttttttttttttttttttttttttttttttttttatcttcgaAACATATACTTAATATGTAGACTAATTTATTGTTCATATCTTCTTCATGTAGTGGATGATAAAATGTTTATATACAAGTTGTTCTCAAGAGCTATACAAACCGTAATATGAACTTTGCATCATGGTAGTTGACAGCATTAGCTTGTTcatatgtaatatatatatatattgaagaaataaaaaatgtaataaagaaaagaaaatatcttAATTTGAGTGTTGAGTAGGGTAGAAATGATGACATGAACGAGCAGTCCACAATGAACTAAGAGTGCGAAGACGATGAAAGTATTCCCCCATAGCCAGCAAGCCTTGAGCAGCTTGACCAATCGATAAGATGCGTGACATGTATAACAGAGTTTGTTGCCTAAGGTGATCTGCCTGTAAAGTAAATAATGCATCAATTTAGCTatagaaaatgagaaaaagttaAAATCGATGCAGGACTAACCATCCGCGTTTGAATTCTAATACACATAATGTTACCATGACACGTGTTATGTGTGATTGATAACAAATTATGATGTTATATCAGTTACCTGGATTACAAAACCTTCTACTGCTTCTCCTTTGTCAATGGCAGCAGCCATCTGAAAGCCGTAGTTTCCGAAATCCAAGGGATCAGCTTGAATGTTGTTGATCATACTCTGCTGGAGTTTCTCCAACCCTATTGATAGTGCATCTTCAGCTTGCTGAGATGATAAACGCAGGTTGTTAATGCTAGCAATTTGTTGATCATTCAAATTCTCAAGTTTCGGTACCACGATCTGTAAGCAAAAGTCAAGTGGTTTGTACAAAATCATTGATAGGTTATTACATGTATCAATCGACGCTATAGAAACATGTCCTGAGGTTTATATGACATGACATGATGTTTAACAATTTACAAAACATAGAACAAAATTTATGCCATTAGTACTCCTCGTCTCTAGTCAACACGCGTTTATGATTTGTCGGCTCAGTGGTAAAAGTACGACCATATAATATAACCTCGAGATGAGTTGATGCTAGTTTCTATAAGCTACTGATAAAGAATGATCaagaatatattaacaaaatttcaacaaattaaGATTATATAAAGCTCCTATATTTTGCAAAATTAATGaacagaaaatataaaaatgagatAATAGTAATTAGTGGATGTACATTTAGAATTTGTGATGGACGAGATCCTCCGATCCAAAGAAAAAGGCGTTCGACCGGTGATTTCCATACGCCAGAGATTAAATAGAAAACATCAGCCTTTGCAGCTTCAGCTTTCATTCTGAAAAGATTTGAGTATTGGTTCAAGCTACTCTCAACAAGTAGATGAAGTTGTATATCAGATGCATTAGTTTGCAATGCATTTCTTAGTTCCTCGTTTTGTCGATCTTGTTCTTCAATCCAACGTccatattcaatttcaaacaatGATATCCCTGCTTCGAAACATAAcatgactattttaaaaaatatcattttgagGAAACTTAAAACTACAATTACGAATCACTAACCTGAGTTTATTGTTCCGGACGATCCCATATAACCGACATCCGATAAACTGCTTTTGTATAAACCCTGCAAGGATAAATTTTGATAAATCTTTATGAATGATACATGAAattatttatatcaaatatagTAAGAGGTAAGCATGCCGATTTTTTATACGGTATCAcctgttttcttgttttctcgATATCCAATTCTAACTGCATGAGCTTCAATCTACTTGTTTCCAGTTGTTGAACATAAGCCTGTGagtcaaaaaaatacaaataagatCATAAACACTAGTAACTTCCTTCCTATAAACTCAGTTCTTACAACCTTCTTTCGCAGCCGACATTTTCGAGCAGCTGCGCGATTCTGTGCTTGACGTCGTAGTACCTATACatagatatttaaaaaatataatgtcaGAATCCATTATGAACTCTTCCAAGCTAAACAAttctctttaattaatttttttgacacaagGTCACTTCTAAAACTCCATGATACTATGTTACAACTATTAAAATGAAACATGAAAATTATGataactaaatatataaaagaaatataaatcactacttcaaaaagttgaaataacGACAGAAATTTAGAGACAGAGAAAGACAAAATGCATCTCTAAGTGTTAGAATCGCTAAATTTTGTGACCGGTATTTTTCTCGTCTTTAATTTCTGCCGTTATTTCAACTTTTACCACCTTAGGAACAGGTTCTTGAATAGTCTCTTGATCATCTCCAGAAGGTTCTCTTGATTCTTGAGGGATGCATTCAGACTATACatataaaattcaaaagaatATTGTCAACTAGTTTTCTCATAAAACATAGATAACCATAGAAACAAAATAGAATTCATGAGTTCAATTTCACCTTGTTTTCCATGCTAGTTATGTTCATCTTCAACATTGGGGAAGCAATTGAATTCAAAGTACTATGATCCACTTTAAAGCTATCCTCCCAAATACTCACTTGAAGGAATGGCTCATACATGTTCATCCTTTTCGGCGCGATTAgttaagttgatgatgatgatgaagagttCATATACTAGAAACCATAAAAAGAAAAGTCATATCTCAAattgaagaataaaaataacataatgtaggaaaaaataaaaagagaaaataaaaaacttgctCCCTTTAAGAGGCAATAATTAAGAGAAAAACTTGAATCTAGCTgcaatatttgaaattatacaaaatatcaacatcataaacagaAATATCAAAAAAGTTTGCACATGATTAATGTTCTTTTTTCTCTaaagaatattataatttttataaataataaataaagaaaatacaaatattttgatACCACTTAAAAAAGCAAGAGTTGATATGATACAAAGAAAACCAAACATGGCTGAAAAAGAAAGCCAACCTATAGCTTTCTAGCTTGGTAGAATCAGCAATCACACCAATATCAACATTAGTCCAATTTATAcaccaaatgaaaataaatttagttatcaatctttttatattgaaaaaaaaaaacaaatttagtaCAAAATAATATCATTACTTTCTCACATGCAAACAAGGTATGAAAAGCAAAGCactaacaaaagaaaacaagtaaaaatttgattgaataatAAACAAAACGTTATCATTCTGTAAATATaataacaaaacttttttttttttgtttttattttttattttttatttttatgcaggGTTTAAAAAAGCTGCTTTTATGTGTCTGCTTGCTAAAGGGCTAAGGCTGTTACTTTCCTTTTTAAGAGAAACAAATCAGTGGtgcattaaaaatcaaaaggaaTGACCCAGAAGAAATTAAAGTACTTGTAGTTCAgaactttttattattatttagattGTGGTCTTTGCCATACATAAGTAGTGAAGATGCTATTGCTACTTCCATGATTTATTTACGTTGTGTACACtttccggtcactattataagtaaaaatttatttttaagattcattcaataaatgatgaaTGTGATCTACATAATACtgtatacatcatttattgaatgaacataaaatgtgaacttttacttataatagtgaccagagTGTATCCATTAATTTTGAATGAACTGATTTCTTAAAATTGGTTCCAAATAAAAGTGAGTTCACTTTAAGTGATATATGTTTCTTTACATTTACATAAGGAAAATGATAACGTATGTCATCGGGGTACTAGTtaagaaagttaaaaaataaaaatattatgttgaaaatgaCACTTTTAAAACTTTTGATGCATTGACAACATAACTTCTAATGCAAATATTTGGTTCCTTAACCGGTGCTCCGGGACATTGGTAGATACCGGTTTGCATGATCCTTCATATAATAGcgagttgaacaataaatttaagactaaaaatcaattatagagACGAAatgcctttaaaaaaattgtagagacaaaatctaaaaatttatctttaaattaGAGGTAATTTGATaggcaaaattaattttagtcaAGAAGATTTAAACATGTCAAAAGAAATTTTATACTTATAGAATCAATATTGACTCTTCTAAAAGTTGAGTCAAACATTCACTACCTAAATGATGTCTTGAATCATAAGGCATGGGTGTTACACTCAAAGACCTTATAAAGAGCTAACAGCCGTCCAATTCATTCTCCATCGCATTCCTTGATTttctatattcttttttttttttaagtaatttctatattcttttttgtttatgtaagaaaatatttatgctctctaaaaaaaaagatatttatgtGAGTTGGGATCGGGAAATCCACCGGGAGAAGGGTTAACTAACAAGAATTATGCTCTTTATCCAACAGTTTTTCCTCGTTCCCAACTGAGAAGACATTTTTAcccatgcgtgagttaactcacgctcccCATACAtgtaacgtgagttaactcatgcaccTTTGGCCGGTGGCGCGGTTAACTCACACAGGTTGGCCGGTAGTTCATGCACCAAGAACATGTTTTTTGGATGGTGGTCAATGTATTTTAATcgattttacacgtttttttttatagtttttacacgttttttgaccTCATTAAGTCCTATGTTACCTTAAACCACCTATAAATACCTTCCTCCTCTTCACTATTTCTCACACCATTTCTCACATTCTCTCCTCCTCATTCTCCTCCCTCCACTTCCTTTTACAACAACAATGTGTTTTTTCCATCCTTGGCCTTTCATAGAAAGAGACATCTTTGAAGATTTCAAGAGGTTGCTTTGAATTGGAGATGATAGGTGACCGGTCTTCTAGGGGTAAAATCAAGTAGATGTAGTTTTACCCCAGGAAGATTGGCTTTcttgtggtttttttttaccCCAGGTTTAGTTTTACCCCATTGTAAATGTATccattatattaataaaatgagattttatgtctattatttttattcctttattttttttacatttgcatttattttatgattgcgtattaaataaataaattcgaataagtgaattcaaataaaagttGTGTATTACAtcaataaattcgaataaagatTAATTAAACCTAGCAAGAACTCGAATAAAAATTgcgtattaaataaataaattcgaataaagtgaataaataaattcgaataaagacTAAATAACCTcagcgtgaattcgaataaaaattacgtattgaataaataaattcgaataaagtgAATAAAGACTAAATAAACTCAGCGTGAATTCaaataaagtgaataaataaattcgaataaagtcTATATAAACTCAgtgtgaattcgaataaaaattgcgtattgaatcaataaattcgaataaagtgACACAATtacacaaaatcaattaaaaaatacacaattttatttattttaatttcatctacattacattacattctccCAAAATATATGTGGTATCATCATGAAATtggatttaaatttaattcttgaaAGTTTGCCGAAAATGTTGGCATTGAAGTGTCGTATATTTAGTGTAAAAATTTGCAAGTCTGtttgaaaattcaaaacaatGAAGAGAACAACACATGTATTATACAAAATCATCTATATAGGTTTTCACAACGAATTTCCTCATATAAGATGATTAGGAATGTAAAGGAATAAGGTGCATTCCCTTACATCCCACTCATCTTATACAAGGGAATTCGATGTGAAAACCTATATAGCTGATTTTGCAGAATACATGTTgtgttctcttcattcttttgagTTTTCAAACAGACTTGCAAACTTTTACCCTATGTATAAGACACTTCAATACCAACATCTTCAGCaaactaacaagaatttaatttaaattccaACAGAATAAGGACACTACCTAATTTTTGAAAGGAACAATAGAACTTCTGGGTGAATGCATGAGAGTTGTTGTTTAACAGGTTTGACCTTATCCAATTCCAGatgtaagacaattgttgtagttgaaaGGTGCATTCTCTACCTAATCACGATCTTCTGACGGAATCAAACTGTTGAAAACATCTTCAGGCGATCTCAGCAAACGTGACAAACATATCGATCCACGAGAACATGTTGTGCTGCCAAAAAATCGAGAACATGCTCCTCACGTCGTCGTCGTTCTTTAATTCTAACTGACTGAACGTTATTCTCCCGTCGTACAACGTTCGACTTTCATACCAAATgtattccaccctccttgtgtcttcGGGGTTGAGTCCTTGGTTGATTTCATCCAGTTGATCCTTGAGACCTTTTAACGTGACATTAATGTACCGAACCTTGAACATCCGAGGATTTCCACCGTTGAACCGTATGAAAACACTGAACAAATCggtcattgtttcaaatctacaccataaaaaattaaacaatcaatgaaaaactcattcaaacattttctcatacacttggagtgcaaattatacataaaccctaaaacacataactacaacataaacatacaAACATCTAAATAATTAAGCAATATAATTCATTTAATTGTAAACATTGTATAATTTCTTgcccaaaaaatcaaaatttaaacaaacccttaaacttaaaaaattataatttaagaggaaaaatctaacatataaacataaaaggttaatggtgtttgattatgaaaacttacttgttattggagtgttgttggatttgaatttgaaggaatttaggattttgatgatttgagaGAGATTTTAGGATTTTAAATGGGAAATGGGAAATGAGGTTCTGCCCGTCTTTAAAACAGCACGCAGCGTAAGTTAATCCACACAAATTTAACACTAGCGTTACGCAGGgtcattttggtcttttcaatTGGAAGCGAGCTAAAAGTGTTGGGTAAAGAGCAAAATTCAACTAACAATGTCATTGAGCCCATTTGGGATTGGTCTaatgattttagtttatgaCCTTCAATTATGTTTATCTCAATATGTCAAGTTCGAACCTCCTGATGTCAACTTCGGTGAGTTGAGTCCATATAGAACTATGCTCAAGCTTTAAATGACCCCCACTATCGATATAGAACTATGCTCTAGTTTAAATGAGCCCCCACTCCCACAAGTGCACTTTAAAAATGttcaatttatattattttgtgcgTGATTGTTGATATGATATGACATGATTTCGCGATTGTATAAGGAAACTTAATTTATACAACACTGCAAGATTGTGAAGTTGTTAATAAATCCTATATATTGGATTACATTTTTTAGTATTGGTATGAATGCATACTTGGATTGATTGGAATCTCTGATCTAatgatgtttgtttgttgcatGATCATTGACCTATTTTCTTTGGTGGGTCGTTTTTGAGATGTATTCTGAAGTGGTAGTTGATATGATGAATTATAAAAAGACTCATATTCGTTTCCTTTCCACATAACCTCTTATTGATGAGATTATTTCTCTTCTCCAACTAATAATGGTCATTTTGCACCTTTAATTGGGACTATTATAGATTCAGACTTTCCTTTGCttgatttacttttattttttttggtacaagctTGATTTACTTTTTAATTCATGATGTTACAGATGTTTGTACCTCTCGGCTAGTCCTGTAGTATGTTCcccattattatatataaaaaacccctatatatattttttccgtTTCATTTAATTGtcgctttattttttttatacgtctcaaaataattgtcattttagaATATGAAAGTTTGTGACTCAAGATTGGGAGCAAGTTTGTGACTCAGGTCCTTTTAGGCTGTTGTGATGTCTCCATTGATAGACCGGAACTTGAGTGGTGATTGAAGCTGAACGTTTGAAGCAAAATCTCTATCGGGTGCCTAATTGATCACTGTTGGCGGTGTTAGTTCTTTGAGGAGTTGTTGTTAGGGGATTCAACATTTTGAGGGTGATGGTGGTTTTTCTTTGgggatttttggtgtttttattttctcttttttgtgtAATACTTGGGATTTAAtccccttatatatatatatatatatatatatatatatatatatatactttgcTATTTAATCCCCTCATAatatgacatataatttggaacaaatgaaatattacttttccaaaatctaaccgtttgttactattttttgttattctctTATATTCTcttcgtttcaaaatgagttCGTTTTAGGtgtttacacacatattaagaaatgcaatgattaaaagaaagagaatggttgttttaccaaaatatccttattaactattggctagttttaaaagtaatactttggaagtagtgtgcaGAGTATTAATTggagggtaaaattgaaaagaaaaagtcattATTGCATTCGAAACTGAAAgtaacattcattttgaaacaattttttttttggctaaagcgATACTTATTTTAAATTGGATAGAGTATAAAATATCctattggcaaaattacacaaacagtcccttaacttaattttaggtaacactttcgtcatttatctttttttgtaacgatttagtcctttatgttataaaatgacactattttatcatttttgtttgagatttattcaatgaaatttgattttcttgactagtatgatgaagatttgcgTTTGTCTATgagtttgaagaatttttttttgaaatttttgattatttttttcataaaaaggataactatgttgttattttataacataaaggactaaatcgttacaaaaaaaagataaaggacgaaaatgttatctaaaattaaattaaggaactaattgtgtaattttgcctatcCTATTTTATGTTCTCTTTTGGCATCATAATCGTTGGCCAGATTCTCTGACTACTAATACtaaaaattaaacaactttcaatttaattaaaaagaaatgaatttctTCATACATGTGTATTGATATTCCAAACATGTTTGTAACGTCAGACTCATCTGACAAAATCGATATTACTTGACTGAATATTTTGCCTCAAATTTGAACTCAAGACCTCACAATTTTttgagaggtttttttttttgaaagaagttgTATGAGAGTTTTAGTAGTAATTGTTAAATCGTCTAGAGTTAAAATAATTCCAAATAACCCATTATAAGTATATAGTGAAATATTATTAAGGACCTTATCATGTTAGGTTATGAAAGGAAAGTTtctaattaagttgtttaacaaaaGTGTCACACATGAACCTTACACTTTAACTTTGATGATAATATGTAACCATAGAactttttttggcttaatagcagttttagcccctaacttttttaaagttgtgattttggcctcctaagaaaaaaaagttacaaaactgtcccctaagttttgcaattGTGGTAGTTTTGGCCCCAAAAGTCAATTTT
Above is a genomic segment from Medicago truncatula cultivar Jemalong A17 chromosome 5, MtrunA17r5.0-ANR, whole genome shotgun sequence containing:
- the LOC11437058 gene encoding transcription factor TGA3 isoform X1 — translated: MNMYEPFLQVSIWEDSFKVDHSTLNSIASPMLKMNITSMENKSECIPQESREPSGDDQETIQEPVPKVLRRQAQNRAAARKCRLRKKAYVQQLETSRLKLMQLELDIEKTRKQGLYKSSLSDVGYMGSSGTINSVMLCFEAGISLFEIEYGRWIEEQDRQNEELRNALQTNASDIQLHLLVESSLNQYSNLFRMKAEAAKADVFYLISGVWKSPVERLFLWIGGSRPSQILNIVVPKLENLNDQQIASINNLRLSSQQAEDALSIGLEKLQQSMINNIQADPLDFGNYGFQMAAAIDKGEAVEGFVIQADHLRQQTLLYMSRILSIGQAAQGLLAMGEYFHRLRTLSSLWTARSCHHFYPTQHSN
- the LOC11437058 gene encoding transcription factor TGA3 isoform X5; translation: MNMYEPFLQVSIWEDSFKVDHSTLNSIASPMLKMNITSMENKSECIPQESREPSGDDQETIQEPVPKVLRRQAQNRAAARKCRLRKKAYVQQLETSRLKLMQLELDIEKTRKQGLYKSSLSDVGYMGSSGTINSGISLFEIEYGRWIEEQDRQNEELRNALQTNASDIQLHLLVESSLNQYSNLFRMKAEAAKADVFYLISGVWKSPVERLFLWIGGSRPSQILNQAEDALSIGLEKLQQSMINNIQADPLDFGNYGFQMAAAIDKGEAVEGFVIQADHLRQQTLLYMSRILSIGQAAQGLLAMGEYFHRLRTLSSLWTARSCHHFYPTQHSN
- the LOC11437058 gene encoding transcription factor TGA3 isoform X3, with the translated sequence MNMYEPFLQVSIWEDSFKVDHSTLNSIASPMLKMNITSMENKSECIPQESREPSGDDQETIQEPVPKVLRRQAQNRAAARKCRLRKKAYVQQLETSRLKLMQLELDIEKTRKQGLYKSSLSDVGYMGSSGTINSGISLFEIEYGRWIEEQDRQNEELRNALQTNASDIQLHLLVESSLNQYSNLFRMKAEAAKADVFYLISGVWKSPVERLFLWIGGSRPSQILNIVVPKLENLNDQQIASINNLRLSSQQAEDALSIGLEKLQQSMINNIQADPLDFGNYGFQMAAAIDKGEAVEGFVIQADHLRQQTLLYMSRILSIGQAAQGLLAMGEYFHRLRTLSSLWTARSCHHFYPTQHSN
- the LOC11437058 gene encoding transcription factor TGA3 isoform X2; translation: MNMYEPFLQVSIWEDSFKVDHSTLNSIASPMLKMNITSMENKSECIPQESREPSGDDQETIQEPVPKVLRRQAQNRAAARKCRLRKKAYVQQLETSRLKLMQLELDIEKTRKQGLYKSSLSDVGYMGSSGTINSAGISLFEIEYGRWIEEQDRQNEELRNALQTNASDIQLHLLVESSLNQYSNLFRMKAEAAKADVFYLISGVWKSPVERLFLWIGGSRPSQILNIVVPKLENLNDQQIASINNLRLSSQQAEDALSIGLEKLQQSMINNIQADPLDFGNYGFQMAAAIDKGEAVEGFVIQADHLRQQTLLYMSRILSIGQAAQGLLAMGEYFHRLRTLSSLWTARSCHHFYPTQHSN
- the LOC11437058 gene encoding transcription factor TGA3 isoform X4 yields the protein MNMYEPFLQVSIWEDSFKVDHSTLNSIASPMLKMNITSMENKSECIPQESREPSGDDQETIQEPVPKVLRRQAQNRAAARKCRLRKKAYVQQLETSRLKLMQLELDIEKTRKQGLYKSSLSDVGYMGSSGTINSVMLCFEAGISLFEIEYGRWIEEQDRQNEELRNALQTNASDIQLHLLVESSLNQYSNLFRMKAEAAKADVFYLISGVWKSPVERLFLWIGGSRPSQILNQAEDALSIGLEKLQQSMINNIQADPLDFGNYGFQMAAAIDKGEAVEGFVIQADHLRQQTLLYMSRILSIGQAAQGLLAMGEYFHRLRTLSSLWTARSCHHFYPTQHSN